A window of Roseofilum reptotaenium CS-1145 genomic DNA:
AACCAATTTAGTTTTGGAATAATCAAGGCTTCAAGGTTAAAATAGATGCCAATTAGATACGATCGAACCTCCTATGACTGCTGTTATTTCCGAACATATTGAAATCACCCCTGGAATATGTGGGGGTAGACCTCGTATTCTGGGCCGTCGGATTCGAGTTCAAGATATTGTCATTTGGCATGAATATATGGGAATGTCTCCAGATGAAATTACTTCACGCTATCCAACGCTTACTTTGTCTGATATTTACGCTGCCTTGGCTTATTATCATGACCATTTCTCAGAAATTAAGCAACATATTCGTGAGGATGAAGAGTTGGTTAAGCAGATGCAAGCCGAGATTCCTTCCAAGATGCCCAATCCCCGCTTGATATAAGATATGGAAGAATCAATTAAGTTTCATTTGGATGAAAACGTAGATGGCGCGATCGCTGAGGGATTGAGACGACGTGGACTTGATGTAACCGTAACGGCTCAAGTTGGGCTTTTGGGCGCTTCTGATGAAGAGCAAGTTGCTTTTGCTTTAGTACAGTCTCGTGTCGTCTTTACTCATGATGCCGATTTTCTTCGGCTTCATCGTCGAGGTGTAGAACATGCTGGAATTGTTTATTGTCAGCAAGGAAAACGCTCAATAGGAGAAATGATCTTGTCTCTTGTACAAATCTCACAATTCCAAACTCTAGAATCTATGTATAGGCATATTGAGTTTATTTAAGGCGATCGCCCCATTCTCCCATCTCCCTATTTTTAGCCGCGTTACCCACCTTGCAGGGTCAATTAAATCTAGCGATTCGGAAGTCAAAGTACATGGCTCTGGAGCGCTTGCCTTAATGCAATTGTAGCACGTAGGGTGGGTATTTACCCACCCTACCGTGAAATCAGAACCGATAGAGTTACAAATCGTCGGTAACTGCACCTCTGCTACTCGAGGCCACTAACTTGGCATACTTGGCTAACACACCTCTGGTATAAGCCGGTTCCTTGGGTTTCCATTGGGCGCGACGTTGGGCTAACTCTTCATCGGAAACCTGGAGTTCTAAACGGCGCTCTGGTGCGTCAATAATGATAGTATCGCCTTCTTGAACCAAGGCGATCGCGCCACCGACGGCTGCTTCGGGAGCCACATGACCGACGACCATGCCATAGGTTCCACCAGAAAAGCGACCATCCGTAATTAAACCCACAGAATCGCCCAATCCTGCACCGATAATCGCTGAGGTGGGAGCTAACATTTCCCGCATTCCGGGGCCACCTTTGGGGCCTTCATAGCGCACCACAATCACATCAGAAGGCTTAATTTTACCGGCGAGGATGGCAGCTAAACAGTCTTCCTCAGATTCAAACACCCGTGCTGGCCCCGTGATTTTGGGGTTTTTTACGCCAGAAATCTTGGCCACGCCGCCCTCAGTGGCTAAATTGCCCCGCAAAACGACTAAATGACCAGTGGTATACATAGGGTTATTCCAGGGACGGATTACATCTTGGTCTTCCCTGGGAGTTGAAGGGACATCGGCAAGAATTTCGGCGATAGTTTGACCGCTGACGGTGAGGCAATCCCCATGAAGTACGCCATGGTCGAGTAGAATCTTCATCACTTGAGGAATACCACCGGCTTGATGGAGATTGACGGTAACGTACCGACCCGAGGGTTTTAAATCGCAGATCACGGGGACTTTGGCGCGGATCGTTTCAAAGTCATCCAGAGTTAACTCTACACCGGCTGCATGGGCGATCGCCAATAAATGCAAGACCGCATTCGTCGATCCTCCCACAGCCATGACGACGGCGATCGCATTCTCAAACGCCTTCCGGGTTAAAATTTGGCGAGGTAAGATGCGCTTACGAATGGCATCCACCAACACCTTAGCCGACTCTGCTGTGCTATCAGCTTTTTCTTCATCTTCAGCCGCCATCGTCGAAGAATAGGGTAAACTCATGCCCATGGCTTCAAAGGCCGAAGACATCGTATTCGCCGTAAACATTCCCCCACACGATCCCGATCCTGGGCAAGCATTGTCCTCAATACCCTTTAATTCCGTATCATCAATCTTACCCGCACTATGTTGCCCCACCGCCTCAAAGGCACTCACTACCGTTAGATCGCAGTCCTTATACCGACCGGGCTTAATCGTTCCTCCATAGACAAACACGGCTGGAATATTCATCCGAGCGATCGCAATCATCGCCCCTGGCATATTCTTATCGCAACCCCCAATCGCCAGAACCCCATCCATACTCTGACCATTACAGGCCGTTTCGATCGCATCAGCAATCACATCCCGAGAGACCAAGGAATACTTCATTCCCTCCGTCCCCATCGCAATCCCATCACTGACCGTAATCGTACCAAACATTTGGGGCATAGCCCCCGCGTCCTTGAGAGCGCTTTCCCCGCGCACAGCCAAATCATTCAAACCCACATTACAGGGCGTAATCGTACTATAGCCATTGGCAATACCGACAATCGGTTTCGTGAAATCCTCATCACTAAACCCCACTGCTCGCAACATTGCTCGGTTAGGCGCTCTTTGCACACCTTGGGTAACCACTTGACTTCTAAAATTATCAGCCATCCTGATATCCTTTGCTTACAACGAAATAAGATTTACAGCACTTGACAATCTTCTGAGATATGCTTTAATCCCTCCCAACGCCCCTTAAGGAGGGCAGTAAAAGGCTCCCCTTTTCAAGAGGGAGATTTGGGGGGATTCAGGTATACCGCATACCCAAAGAAACTGCTGTATACTCTTCCTTCCTATTGTCTCAAAAGAGATGACCCTTTGAATATACCTTTGAGTTAAACCGCTTCTTTAGTTAGAGCCAGTATGATACTCTAAAATTTTCCATAGGCTTCTTTTAACTTTTTCCCTTTCTCCAGCAACTCAAGCCTAACGCTAACCCATGGATCTAGACGAACTCAAGCAATTATACACCGAAGGACAACGAGATTTTCGCCAAGTGGATCTGAGTCGCCAGCTTTTAGTTGGTATTGCTCTTAACGAAGCCAATCTACGAGAGTCACAATTAACACAAGTCAATTTGAGTAAAGCCAAACTCAAGGGGGTTAATCTCAGAGAATCGGACTTACGAGGCGCAAATTTGAGCGGGATTGATTTACAAGAGGCTAATTTGATTAGTGCCAATCTTCAAGGGGCTAATTTAATGGGAGCCAATTTGAGTGGGGCAGGGATGCGAGGGGCTGATTTACATGAAGCAGATTTAACAGGAGCCAATTTAACCCAAGCCAATCTCAGTGAATCGATTTTGACAGAAATTCGCCTTTATGATGCCAATTTAAGTAAGGCAACCTTGACTCGATCCAAGTTGGATGAAGCAATTTTAACTAAGGCCAATTTAGAAGGGACAAATCTCACGTATACCTTACTAACTAAAGCTCATTTGGAAGAAGTTAATCTCACCAATGCGATGCTCAGTGGGGCGAATTTAGAGGAAGCGAATCTAACCAAGGCAGATTTGAGTTTTGCGAATGTTAGTGGGGCCAACTTAAGGTTGGCAATTTTATATCAAGCCAATCTTCGTCAGGCAAACTTAAGTTGGGCCACGTTGCGACAAGCAGATATGCGAGTGGCGAATTTGTTTCGGACCAACTTAAATTGGGCAAATTTGGGAGAGGCAAATCTAGCTCAAGCCATGATGATTGATGCTAAACTCAATCAGGCAAATTTGCGTAATACGGATATGACCAGTGCAATTATGCCCGATGGTTCCACCCATGAGTAGCGATCGCAATTAATTCCAGTTGCCAATCAAGGTATACGCTGACCAATAGTAGGGATGATTAAAGGTTTGGGATCTAGAAAATTGATCTTGTATATCAATCGTTAAATCTGAAGAGAGATGAAGACGACCCTCACGGATATTAATCGAACCATTAATCATCTTTAATTGTGTTTGTCTTAAGGCAGTAATTTTAACGGTTGAATTCTGAAGTTGATGATAAAATTCTGCCATTAATGCCAGTGAACCTTCATCAGAAGTATACCATAAACTGCCAAGAGAAGTTTTAACTCCTGCTTGTAAAGCTAATCCAGAAAACCCTAATTCTGCTTCTTCACTTCCTAGGGCTGTGCGACAAGCACTGAGCGTTAAAAGTTCAACCCTAGGATTTTGATTCCATTGAGAATCTTGAGATAATTCACGCAATTGATCTAATCCCACATTGCGATCCCATAATTGAATGAAAGAGTTGCTGATATCTCCGGGTCTAAATTCGGCATGAGTGGCAATATGCATCATCCGAGTATCTGGAGTTTTGCTATATTCCTGTAAATTTGCAACGGTGGCTTGTCGGTCTAAAAAGGTTTGACTTTGCCAAATTTTTTGCAGCCAAGAAAGTTCCACAGGAACCGCAGGTAAGGGGGGTAATTCCTGGTTTCGCCCTCCATCCGATACGCCAAATCCTAATAATGTAGCTGATTGAACGGAACGATAGGCTGGATCGATCAGACTAAAGCTGGGAATTAAACCAATCTGATAGTCTTCGATCAGAAAATGTTGGTCATGGTAGAGGGCAGCAATGGGAAGAGAGCGAAGTTTTTTGTCCAAACAAAAGATTAAGGTGTCTATGTTCTGAGCAGATAAGGAGTGTTCTAGTGGTTGAATCAACCCTTGGTAGAGTTGACTGGCATAGGGTTCATAGCTGGTGGTTCTGATTTTTCGTGGATTGGTAATTTCTTGGTTAAATTTATTGATAGTTGCTTCTAGAAAGGAGCGGGAAATGTCTTGTGTTTTTATTTGGGCAAATGGAGAGGATTCTGATTTTTGTTTGTTTAATAATTGGGGAGAGAAACAAGCATCATTTTTAGGAAAAATGGTAAGTATATTCAATTCGTTTTGTAGGGAAACCATATAAACGATGGCCGATCGCTGTTGGGTGTTTTGGGCTAACCGATCGAGGATTTGTGCGATTTCACAAGTGGTTGCGGTTCGGCCATAGAGTTTGAGATCGAAATATTTTGCATATTCGACGGCTTGAAATTCTTCAAACAGTTGAATGGCTTGTTCAAAATCGGATTGAAGAAATTGGCTTTCAAAGGCTTCTCGAGCGATTTCTACGTCTTTGAATGAGGTGTTATCGTTACTCCCAGAAGAATTATCAGATTCTGAAGGAGGAAAGGATAAGAGTTCTTGAAGATTAGGGCCAGTGACATCAGATTGATTGCCGGTTTGGGAGTAGGCGTTTTGTAGGGATGAATGGGTGAGAAGGACAAGAAAAATGGAGATGAACCAGACCCAAAAATGATGAATTTTCATAGCTTCTAGGACTTGATGCCGGTAAAAGTCATTATGTTTAAGATTTAAAACGAGAAAACATAGCCAATTCCTAAGATGAAACGGCCGCCATCGCCAGCACTGCCGGTAATATCAGTTACAGCGGGGGTGATGACGAGGGGAAGTGTAGAGACGGGAGTGATGGATGCGCCAAGGGTTAGGTCTTGACCGGTCCATTCAACGATCGCATTTGCCGAAGGTACAATCCTGGCCGCAACCCCCCCAAATACGGCTATTTCATCGTGTTGTTCCATAATATTGTCTTCTGAACGAAATTGCCCTCCACCCACTCCAGCAGAGACATAGACCCGACTAAAGGGAGCGGAGACATTTTCACGCAGATCGAACCGTTTGCTCACCACTCCATAGACGCTCGAACCGCCATCTGTATCGCCCCATTGAAGAGCATTATGGACTCCAACGGCGATCGCCCAATTTTGGGGCAGTTGGCGATGGATTTTCAGACTCACAGCTCCATCTTGGGCGGTATCTCCCACTAAATCAACAATACTCACCCCTACATCCACTCCCACTCCAGTTTGGGGATTGCCTAATCCGATCCCAATACCTAATCCCGCATCTGCCTCATCTGTATAGCGGGTACGGGATTGTACGCCTAACGCCACTCCCACTGTTCCCCACTGTTGACCATAGGCTGAGGGAATCATAACCGTCGTGGTTGGAGAGGCAGCAACTGGGGTTTGAGTCGGACGGGAGAGCGGAAGGACTGAGGGTTGGAAGGGTTCCAGGTTTGCTGGAGTGGTATCGGGACTGAGGGAACCAGATGTAGGAGGGATTTCTGGTGCTTGAGCGAGAGGAAGGGGAGCAGCGATCGCCTTTAGATACTCTTTATGATATTCTTTATTCCCCCCTGCTTGTCCATCCCCGACCCGTTGATGGGAATTCTTGGCCGGGATTGAAGGGGTTGCCGAAAGAGTACGATATTCAACTTGAGGCGAATCTACACGACGATCGATCTCGGTCCGATCTGTAATCGTTGGGGGAAGCGAGCCAACCCACAATTGTTCATAATTGGCAATTAGTTCGGACTCAGGAGGTAATTGAATTGACCAGCGATCTGGGGGACTGGGTAACGTCAATAGGGAGAATGGTTCGGTGAGTTCAGACCGGTAATTTTCTGGAATAGGAGGAGGGATGTAATCCTCCTCAGAATTCAGGCTTACAGAGATAGGAGGAGGGAGAGAACGATGATTTTGAGAATTTTGGTAGATTACGAAACTTTCCTTAATCAGAATGCCACTCACGACACTCAACACCAAACCTCGGAGCAGAGATGATTTAACGATTACATCTGCCATAGACTTGCTACATTTACGCTAGGGTGCGATCGCAGGATACCCATTACTGTAACACTGGAGTGGGGAGTGGGGAGAATGGGGGAAGCGAGGACACGGGGATACGGGGACGCATAGATAAACCCTTACCTATTCCCCATTCCCGATTCCCCATTAAATGACTTCTAATTCATCTTCTTTCAAATGGGCTTTAAACCGCTTACCAATGTTTGGAAATTGAACAACGACAGGGAAATTCGCACTGATGCTCACTTCTTCACCTTTCCAATTGTATGTAGAGGCTAAATCAATCACCTCCCCTTCCTCACCCTTGAGATCGAACGGTTCATTGCGATGTCGGGGATGATGATAAATAACTAAAGGTGCTTTGACCCGAACGCGATCGCCAACTTTTACACTCATATACTTTTGCTCCACAATAATATAAGCTCAACTTGCTTTTCAGTTAACGTTTTTGTTAATTGAGTACAATCTTTGATTCTCTCATAAAAGTGGAACTCAGTGTACGCAAGGACTCGATAG
This region includes:
- the ilvD gene encoding dihydroxy-acid dehydratase, encoding MADNFRSQVVTQGVQRAPNRAMLRAVGFSDEDFTKPIVGIANGYSTITPCNVGLNDLAVRGESALKDAGAMPQMFGTITVSDGIAMGTEGMKYSLVSRDVIADAIETACNGQSMDGVLAIGGCDKNMPGAMIAIARMNIPAVFVYGGTIKPGRYKDCDLTVVSAFEAVGQHSAGKIDDTELKGIEDNACPGSGSCGGMFTANTMSSAFEAMGMSLPYSSTMAAEDEEKADSTAESAKVLVDAIRKRILPRQILTRKAFENAIAVVMAVGGSTNAVLHLLAIAHAAGVELTLDDFETIRAKVPVICDLKPSGRYVTVNLHQAGGIPQVMKILLDHGVLHGDCLTVSGQTIAEILADVPSTPREDQDVIRPWNNPMYTTGHLVVLRGNLATEGGVAKISGVKNPKITGPARVFESEEDCLAAILAGKIKPSDVIVVRYEGPKGGPGMREMLAPTSAIIGAGLGDSVGLITDGRFSGGTYGMVVGHVAPEAAVGGAIALVQEGDTIIIDAPERRLELQVSDEELAQRRAQWKPKEPAYTRGVLAKYAKLVASSSRGAVTDDL
- a CDS encoding pentapeptide repeat-containing protein — translated: MDLDELKQLYTEGQRDFRQVDLSRQLLVGIALNEANLRESQLTQVNLSKAKLKGVNLRESDLRGANLSGIDLQEANLISANLQGANLMGANLSGAGMRGADLHEADLTGANLTQANLSESILTEIRLYDANLSKATLTRSKLDEAILTKANLEGTNLTYTLLTKAHLEEVNLTNAMLSGANLEEANLTKADLSFANVSGANLRLAILYQANLRQANLSWATLRQADMRVANLFRTNLNWANLGEANLAQAMMIDAKLNQANLRNTDMTSAIMPDGSTHE
- a CDS encoding ferredoxin-thioredoxin reductase variable chain, which produces MSVKVGDRVRVKAPLVIYHHPRHRNEPFDLKGEEGEVIDLASTYNWKGEEVSISANFPVVVQFPNIGKRFKAHLKEDELEVI
- a CDS encoding DUF433 domain-containing protein, which encodes MTAVISEHIEITPGICGGRPRILGRRIRVQDIVIWHEYMGMSPDEITSRYPTLTLSDIYAALAYYHDHFSEIKQHIREDEELVKQMQAEIPSKMPNPRLI
- a CDS encoding DUF5615 family PIN-like protein, yielding MEESIKFHLDENVDGAIAEGLRRRGLDVTVTAQVGLLGASDEEQVAFALVQSRVVFTHDADFLRLHRRGVEHAGIVYCQQGKRSIGEMILSLVQISQFQTLESMYRHIEFI
- a CDS encoding CHAT domain-containing protein → MKIHHFWVWFISIFLVLLTHSSLQNAYSQTGNQSDVTGPNLQELLSFPPSESDNSSGSNDNTSFKDVEIAREAFESQFLQSDFEQAIQLFEEFQAVEYAKYFDLKLYGRTATTCEIAQILDRLAQNTQQRSAIVYMVSLQNELNILTIFPKNDACFSPQLLNKQKSESSPFAQIKTQDISRSFLEATINKFNQEITNPRKIRTTSYEPYASQLYQGLIQPLEHSLSAQNIDTLIFCLDKKLRSLPIAALYHDQHFLIEDYQIGLIPSFSLIDPAYRSVQSATLLGFGVSDGGRNQELPPLPAVPVELSWLQKIWQSQTFLDRQATVANLQEYSKTPDTRMMHIATHAEFRPGDISNSFIQLWDRNVGLDQLRELSQDSQWNQNPRVELLTLSACRTALGSEEAELGFSGLALQAGVKTSLGSLWYTSDEGSLALMAEFYHQLQNSTVKITALRQTQLKMINGSINIREGRLHLSSDLTIDIQDQFSRSQTFNHPYYWSAYTLIGNWN